In Paenibacillus dendritiformis, the DNA window CCTCGTATGCTTGGCGATTGTGCCCGCCATCCCGATCTCCACATCGTCCGCATGCGCGCCGAAGGCAAGGATATCCAGCTCTTGCATTACTCTTCCACTCCCGGCTTGTATTTATGAGACAATTCCCGCCATGCAAAATCGCCGCGCTGCAGCGCCTTAACCAAAATTTCCGCCGTCGCGACATTCGTCGCCACCGGAATGCCCTGTACGTCGCATAGACGAAGCAGCGCGATAATATCTGGCTCATGCGGCTGGGCCATTAACGGATCACGCAGGAAAATAATCAGATCCATTTCATTTTCGGCCACAAGTGCGCCAATCTGTTGATCGCCGCCGAGCGGCCCCGATTGGAAGCGATGGATGTCCAAATCGGTTTGCTCCATAATGCGAAGCCCCGTCGTGCCCG includes these proteins:
- the mgsA gene encoding methylglyoxal synthase, which gives rise to MYKIAFIAHDRKKDEMVNFVTAYESVFRGHQLYSTGTTGLRIMEQTDLDIHRFQSGPLGGDQQIGALVAENEMDLIIFLRDPLMAQPHEPDIIALLRLCDVQGIPVATNVATAEILVKALQRGDFAWRELSHKYKPGVEE